CctgattgatttgatttgtttgctgtggctcagttgttcatttaaagctttgattaaaatgttaaacaatataaatgaaataaacatggataaggaaaaaaatcacatttcaacacacaaatcattcataattgttgaattaaacaaaataaaagacttccCTTCACTACTGCCgaccaggaaataaacacagtccctccttctttgtcacgtgttttagttttatgatgcaactTTTGATCcagttcaaacctgcagctacttcctgctctgaaacatttttttttttttcctgctgtgaagtGAAGCATTTTCCTCCGTGCAGCTACAAACAAGTAAGTAGGCTCTGACCGTTTGTAATTCACTGTAATTAAATTTAACCTGACTGATGGTAGGTCTTTCATTCAGATCAGGAAATCAGATCAAAATCAAGAGTTTTAACATTGGCTCCTTTAAACGTTCGACGTTAAACGTGGAAAATCTCTTCCAGGCCCTTTTGGTTGTTCACACTAgttaataaatgtcaggataatAAGAGCAACGTGGTGTAACTGTAACACGTCTGTGGCGTCTATGACCATGaatgatgtggattttattgtgattagTTTTGTCGTCTGCCCCCTCTTCCGGGAACAAGTCAGAGTCTGAtaactcctccctcttcctggagcagctccactcatatTTCCTCATTCTCCTTGTTCCCCCCCCCTTTTTAGATCTCTACATTGAAGATGGGTGAAAGCAGCATGTGGTGAAGTGTGAGAGCTGACAGGCTCCATTCACTGTACAATCACATGTTTTCAAGACCCAGAGCTAAAGACTAGTTTCACTTCtagcaaacagaaactcacacagtcgtcgacactgagaggtgaaatggagcagaaaggagttcagctggacagagaaaccttctcttgttccatctgtctggatccaCTGAAGGATCCTGTACTACTTCCCTGTGGACAacagctactgcatgaactgtattaaaagccacTGGGATGAAGAAGACCAAAAGGGGAatctacagctgccctcagtgcagAAACTTTAAATACcgaggcctgtcctggagaaaaacaccattttagcagagttagtggagcagctgaagaagactgacTCCAACTGCTCCactgatcactgctatgctggacctgaagatgtggcctgtgacttctgcactgggaggaagctgaaagccttcaagtcctgtctGGTCTTTTGAtttcttactgtgagaaacaccttcCCAACCTCACTATGATTTAGCTCCATTAAAGAGACACAAGCTGGTGAgagccctccaagaagctccgGAAACATCTGCCCCTCGTCatgatgaaggggatgaagaaTGTTTCTGTCGTACCTGATCACAGATATCTGTtaatctctgctctgtggatgaacttttaaaggccacgacacagtctcaagctgcagcagaaggactgagaagcagaagaggtggaggtgatgctaGAAAACTTCCAGCAGAACGATCCAGGAGAGACGCAAAGACGTGGAGCTGCTtaaaacaggagctgaaggccatggctcactctgctgaataaaacagtggaggacagtcgggagatcttcactgagatgatccgtctcctccagaaaagaagctctgatgtggagcagctggtcagatCCAGCAGGaaaactgaagagagtcgagtcaaagatgttgaggagaagcgggacccagcagatcactgagctgGAAGGAAGGcccgagctgaagcagctcttaaaCACAAAGGATCAaaaccagtttctacacaactacccctcactgccaccacccagtgagtcaaacacactcatccagcatccAAGATTCGTCCTCTGAGGTACTTTGATggcgtgaaagcagctgtgacagagaccagagagaaactacaggacattctgagagagacagGACAAACaactcagtgacagtgactgaagtggatgttttactgccacaaccagACCCAAAGACCAAGATGAATTCTggaaatattcatgtgaaatcacactggatccaaacacagcaaacacacgtctgttattatctgaggggaacagaaaagtaacattaATGGATCAACATCAGTCTTATTCtcatcatccagacagattcactggTTGTTGTCATTatcaggtcctgagtagagagagtctgactggacgttgttactgggaggtggagtggagaggaggagtaGTTAATGTAGCAGTcgcatacaagaatatcagcagagcagggagGTCAGATGAATGTGCATTTGGATtcaatgacaaatcttggtcaTTATTTTGTGAAACAAACAGATACACATTTCACCACAACAAAGTCCAAACTCCTgtctcaggtcctggttcctccagagtaggagtgtacctggatcacagagcaggtcttctgtctttctacagcgtctctgaaaccatgactctcctccacagagtccagaccacattcactcaagCCTCTCTATGCTGGACTCTGGTTATTTTATGATGGAAAACACTGCTGAGTTGATTAAAGTGAAATAGACAGAAGTCTTTTTCCAGGGacagttggttaaaatgtgtcttctagtCTCCAGGTGATTTGGTCTCCATGGTTGTAGCTGAGAGCTCATTGTTGTGTAAATGTCTTcactgctcagagatcagctgtcagtcacactttgTGGGCGCTACTTTGTCGTCTCctggtttttttgtttgcttgatgttggactttgtttgggtggcgctccttcctgtgtctgtttagccacGGGGGCTCTCACTGCTCACCATGACTTTGAttcacaaaaacagacatttgtcCACATAGAATCTGAACTTGTCTGTTTCTGAACGTCTAAatcaacatttgtgttgatgttttgtatgttgttgttcctcttcccGCTGCATGGGCCTcaacagagaaaccagcagaccttcctttatcacagagatttagttctgactttgaaaaaaaagaaatctacaaTTACATTTCCACTGAGTGTTTGGAGaccacatgttgttgttgttgttgttgttgttgttgaaatggaTGAAGAGACGAGCTCATGTCAACTGTAGTGACCCATGATCATCATCAATCAGACATCAGTCTTTAAATCTGATTGTACATAGCTGATATTCTGAGTCCAACTAACTGATTGTGTGGATGAAGTGAATCTGTGCATGAAATCACTGAACAAGAGTCATTGTCAGACTTTACTGATTTAATggagaacaaactgaagcttcacatgataataaagctgctgtttgtcaccATGAACAAATGACCGTCTCCTGTCTTTTTTCCAGGATCTCAGCATTTgcatttggttctttttttattgaatttgttttttctttttcttttcgaTCAAATAGCCCCCTTAATTGACAGCcttgttttttctgttcaactttctgccatctctgtctgtctgtgttctctgagccctgtttacatggaggaagatgaagctctTGATGAGACAATCCAGCAAAGAGTCTGACACAGGCCTTGTAGTGTTCAAACTTTAACGTACATTTTCTAGTCCTTTTAAATTGTggtaatattttatttgcattcaacaatgttgcaacatttttcagaataaTCCAGGTGATAATTTTACAGGTAATAAAAATTTTGTTGTGAACCCAAATTAGGAGCCATTTAATCTcacattcagtgtttattttagttaatAAGTGATAtaagtatttatgttttcactaTTTAGTTGAATTGGTATTTGTAGTGGTGGCCCCTAGATGGCGATAAATTTCTACCTGCACGGGAaataagaggtcagaggtcacaggtgagggggggtggagtTAAATGCCACAGGTGTGCATTGATTGAGGGAGAAGACACATGGATGATGTTTTCAATCGACTGTTAGCATTAATCTGATAGCATTCGTGAATAAGCATCTGTGTTAGCATTCGTGTATTAGTgtccgtgttagcatccatTGTGAACATAATCCGTGTTACATCCGCCTGTTAGCATCTGTATTGGAATCCGACTGTTACAccgtgttagcattcgtctgtgaacagtctgtgttagtATTCGTCTTTCAGCATTGCACTGTTAGCCTTcatctgatagcattcgtgtattagcgtccgtgttagcatccgtattagCATTGATTTGTGATAGCATTCGTATTAGCATGGACccatgttagcatccgtatttgcattcatctgttagcatccgtattagcattcgtctgttagcaacGGGGTTGGAATCCCCTTTTAGCATCCCGTcttagcattcaactgatttgtatgttcattaaattcatctgttagcattcgtctgttagcctTCATCTGATAGCATTCGTTTATTAGCGCCCATGTTAGCATCCGTTATTAGCTTcgatccgtgttagcatccataTTGGCagtcatctgttagcatccgaaATTAGCATTCTCTGTTAGCATCTGGGTTGGAATCCGCCTGTTAGCTTCTGTGTTAGCATTCAACGATTtgtatgttcattaattcatctgttagcatttgTTTAGCATTCTTGTGTTAGCAACCGTGTTAGCATttgtctgttagcattcatctgttagcatccgtgatAGCAACtgatctgttagcattcatctctgagcattagtctgttagcatccgtcttacccattcaactgatttgtatgttcagTCATTCATGTGTTAGCATTGGTCTTTTAGCCTTCATCTGATAGCATtcttctgttagcatccgtTTTGGCATTTGTCTGTTAGCATTCGACTGTTAGCTTTAATCTGATAGCATTCGGAATAAGCATCTGCGTTAGCATTCGTGTATTAGTgtccgtgttagcatccataTTAACATAAAATCCGTTTATCACCGCCtggttagcattcgtctgtaaAACAGTCTGTGATAGTATTCGCCCTTTCAGCATTGCAGTGTTACCCCTTCATATGATAGCAATCGTGTATTAGCGTCCGTATTAGAAATTGATTTGTGTAAAGCATCCGTATGAGCATGGATCCATGTTAGCATTGGCCCTATtggcattcatctgttagcaccTGGGTTGGAATCCGCCTGTTAGTATACGTtttagcattcaactgatttgtatgttcattaattcatgtgttAGCATTGATAGCATTCTTGTGTTAGCAACCGTTTTAGCAttgtctgttagcattcataCTGATTTGTATGTTAGAAATCCGTTGTAAGCATGCATCTGTTACCTTTGCGCGTTAGCTTTTAACTGATTTATATTCGATACTCTGTTAGCATCTGTCTGTAGCATCCGTATGTCAGCATTCTTGTGTTAGCATTCATATGATTTAATGATAGCATCAGTGTGGTTAGCATTCTTCCGTTTAAAATTAGTCTGTTAACATTCATCTGATTTATTGTTAGCATCTGTTTAGCATCTGTATGTTAGAAattcatctgatttgtatgttgGCATGTTGCAAccgtgttagcatccgtctgttagcatccgtgttagcatgggtatgttagcattcatctcatTTTAACGTTAGTTTCTTTTGGTTAGCATTAAATCTTTTTAGCATTCGTATGAGTTGAAATGCTAGCATGCGTCTGTCAGCATCCGGGTTAGCATCTGCCTCTTAGCACCCCATGTTAGCATCCGTAGGTTAACCTTCATCGTtacattcatctgttagcatccatATGCTAGCGTCCTTCTGCTAGCATTAATCTATTTTGTATGTtaacactaaaatgtaaatttcaatGATTTATGGCTCCAAAGGAAGAATTTTAAAGCACGTTTAAAGCCGtggatggaaaaacactgttttcccaaaatttaaattatgCAAATTGTATTTAAGTGCCCATAAcgattacatgttttgtttttcaataaaACTCATGGATGGTATTGTGTCGCATGGCTCTTTGGATCACTGAAATCAATCTCGACACCTGTGATAATTTAGTTTGCTGGATGAGTCCAATTAATCCAATCaataaaattacttaaaattaattaattacaaagtggcttaaattaaaatgatccaGGAAAATTCAAGtactcaaataaaaaataaaatcaataaaataataaaaaaaaaatttaagccCCAAGTAACAAATTATTCCAAACCTTTGTACTTTCCACCAGGCTCTGCGTGTCTTTGAAAGCTGAaatgtccgttttttttttggtggacaCAGAAGACACTGCATGATGTAGCTGCTCACTTTTGTAACAAAAGACATGCTTCCAACATGAGGCCAAGgatgttcctcctctctgtgtctgcattgccaacatttttgattttgacatttttttttccgtttcccCTGTTTCGTTTGCGAACACTGTGAACTGTAAAACTAACCCGTGACCCGTCCCCCCCGCTGAGGTTGACAATGGTCACGTGACGAACTGCACGCTTACAGTTTGATTGGTGAAACACAGTCACGTGGGTAGAGCCTTTTGGCGGAAGTCTTCGCTCTCGcccaaaataaaactttaaaaatgaggCGTACGCGGGGGAACAGTAACGAGCTCATTGTAGCCTCATGAAAGCGGAGTAAGAGtagttttcttcttcacaaatcACTCAAGTAAAGTAAAACGTATAGTGATTTAAAACTACTCCTAGAATTACAATGTTTTCACAAACATACTCAAGTAAATGTAAGGGAGTAAAATGTAACTCGTTACTACCCATCTCTGTGGTTTACTCCAGTGTTTCcccccactgccctgcatgtttttccatgtttccctcctccaacacacctgattgaAATGAAcggctccttatcaggccactgcagagcttgatgacgagctgatcatctgaatcaggtgtgttggaggagggaaacatcaaaaacatgcgGGGCAGTGGCCCCGAGGACCCGGGATTGAGAAACACTGGTTTACTCTTCCTCAAAGCCCATGtgaaggcaaaataaaaagtttaaaaaacgCTCGAAATGAAGCACACAGGTATGAGTTCAGAATACCTAAAgggggacatttaaaaaatgaactatGCCTCAGCTCTGCCCAGCTGAAGACTGATGACAGACTTTGAGAAATTTGAGCCGTCGAGTCACTTGTAAAAGCTCCTCACCGTGAGTTGTGTGACACCGCAGGTTCGACAGTTTCCTGGATGCTTCCTTACAGAGCTCATCCAATTTCAACACCTGCTCCAGGGCCTTCCCCGCCTCACTGTACTGCTGTGATTAACACACAGATGACACCAGCTGCAACATGTTAACACACATGACGTCACTTAAGTGAAGATCaatagagaataaaaaaaaatccacttgcTCTCACAGAATCTGACGTTATTGTTCAGTCACAGTAATTGTTGAATCCAAACCACGTGGTAGTATTTTAACTCAAAGACTTTTGCTGTTCGTGTGCTCAGATCTCTTAaatcaagttaaataaataccagGAGGTGTGGGGGGGTTTCTGCAATAAGAAAATCAGACAAAGAAACCACCAAAGGcagaatttttatttctttttttctaccacattcaGCCCTTTTAGATGGTTTCAACGTAGCTTTTCACACAAAAACTGTCTTGGCTGGGACAGCTAGCGATGGGAAGTAGTCATTTAACCTGCCTGATTTCACATGGACATGTAACCAGTGGTTTGTTAAACCCCAGTTAATTGTAGttgctttggaaatgtatttttatataaatctatttatgttctaaatgtttccctcaaaattaaatgcatgactatttttcacaagagtggagcagtaaaaaacattttctcctataaaaaaaaaaaaaaactgtttatgtgTTACTGCCCCCTTTTAACAGAGGTGGCAGTTGTTTGAGCGCTGTTTCTAGTGAGCCAAAAGCTGACAGGTGTGTGCATCGAAACTTTAGCGCAAATCTTTGCAAGTCCACTGACCGATGCCATGGTGCGTGTAAGATAgttagaagagaaaaaagagggaaagttagaattgaaatgaaaaaaaactcagaagtcTGAAACTAAACGAGAAGAGACTATCAGCGAGCTGCGAGTTCGAGTAGGACGACGTAAAACTGTGTAAACAATTGATTTcccggctgtttttttttggagtccTTCCCCTGGGTCCCCCAGTCCTTGGTCCTACCCTGTCATCCATCCCCATCTCCATCCCAGCGGCTACTTTCCCTTTGGGGCGGAGGTCATCCATATCCCCATCCAaaatcttcatcttcaccgtgACACTTACCTTTTGGACGTTCACTGTTAAAGAGGGCGGTAGGAACTTTGGGGTGcactctttttaaattttatttatttgggcccatttttccattttttcctagttttttattcatttgaactttgggacatttttgcttttcagtaccgagatctcagaggtttttgttacttgtattttatatatattttttttgtattttgggttcaattgtggttgaaagatctttgtataatatacctcctttaaactttcagtctgttgtgtgttatttggggtAGACATTACAGATCTAAATCAAAATTGAGTTGAGTAGATACCAGTAGTCTCCTCATCGAGTCTAGAGTTAGAGTTGGTCCTCTTTTCCCTTTTGATATTAACCCTGTCTTAGAGTGACAGGTGCAGGGAGGGGTTACACTGAAATACATCTCACTTCACAGCGAAAATAATTGATATCTAAATCAATTTTTCAAGTAATTAGTCACATTTCAGAAACGTTGACACACCCTTGCTTGTCCTGAAAATTACTGGAAAATGGAGGCAGTTACTTACAAGTTACAATAACTTAAGTCTTCTTGTTAAAATGCTCTAGTGCAATTTTACATGTCCTGATGTGCAATATTACATATTACTTTGTCACTTCAAttacaatgtcactttaatcacattgtcacattttATCCACGCCTCACTTTTTTTATCTGCCATACTTTATCTGCTGTCATCtcactcttctgttactggcagccaGGCCTGTCATGTACATAATACTCTGTTTTTTTGCCCACCCccttttgattttatttctcttgcttttaaattttaatgtacCGCTCTTCCCCCttctaatttcccttcggggataaatCTTTTTTCCTGATTGTACCCAAAAAAGATTTGAAGCTTCCAGTGACATCTAGGGGCCCAAACTGCGTTATAGCAGCCACCAACTTCCAATTCACACATCAGTCAAGTCGCCTTAAGCAGCTGTGTCAACAGTTTGAAATGTGACTTATTACTTGAAACTtgatttaaaatatgaattattttttaagtatttcaaCATCAGTGTTTTGGAGTCATGACTGgaaatttctttaaagaaaCCATTACGACGGTAATGACAATACAGACATCCCtggattttattgatttatttattttttgtcattcaaacttttattttaaaatttagaaaaatgtaaacaagtaCAGATTCGAACAAGACATGTCACAAAAGACAACATCCAAACACATGTATTCTATAAAACGATCCAAAAAAGGTACGAGATGCCCTTTTAAGTCCAGGGTTCGCTTTGTGTAACTCCAAAAAGGTTCCCAAGCGCTCCTCCCATCTTCCTTTTCGCCTTTTAACTGTAAGCAAAGCCTCATATGACGCGTCTCCACCATGCATCCAACCACTCCCTCGATTAGGAGGATACAGCTGCTTTCCACTGTCTTAGAATTACTCTGGAAGCTGAAATTTCAGCCCACCAATGACACAAAATGTCCTTTAGCTACAGACGTGTCCCCTAGTAGACACGTAACAGGAGTCAGGGGGACCATTGAGCCAGACCGTTCACTCAGAAGGTCAACAACTTTCATCCAGGATGGAGCCACTAATGTACACTCCCACATACATGCAATAAAGTTCCCACTCTGTTTTACATTTCCAACacttgtgcaatatttgtttttcaggtcCCTCTCCCACAACAACTTCACATCGGTGGACTCCCCACTTCCAGAGAAATTAGTTGGTTTGTAGTATTGTGAAGCTGTGCAGACTCCAGTTGGGATATTTATATAGTCCATTATACGATTCTCTGAGAAGTTACCTATTCGAGATTTCACACAATCCCTGATTTGtaaatatttccaaaaatgttgtttctcttcaAGTTAGAATTAACAAATTAGTTCTTCATAGGATACAAATCTCCTAAAGTTACATACCTCCCGAGTGCCACCGCTTCTAGTACGCCGACACTTTTCCAACATGAATGGCAGGGTTAAACCATAATGAAGCACATGGCTGTACATAGCGTGACACCTTGATGTATTTTGACCCTAGAGTGGACTATTTCTTGTGTCGCTCTGCTGAAAAATTTCTCCTTTGCACTAAACGGTGAACACAGCTCATTCTCAATATGCATCCCGATCTAACTTGTTATCTGTTAGTTTTTCCAATATTTCGTAAGAATATCATACAGCCTTGGGGCTGGTAAACCcaattccctttttttccctaGGAAATGAAAATGGGATTAATTTA
The nucleotide sequence above comes from Mugil cephalus isolate CIBA_MC_2020 chromosome 2, CIBA_Mcephalus_1.1, whole genome shotgun sequence. Encoded proteins:
- the LOC125003525 gene encoding tripartite motif-containing protein 16-like, whose product is TATTRPKDQDEFWKYSCEITLDPNTANTRLLLSEGNRKVTLMDQHQSYSHHPDRFTGCCHYQVLSRESLTGRCYWEVEWRGGVVNVAVAYKNISRAGRSDECAFGFNDKSWSLFCETNRYTFHHNKVQTPVSGPGSSRVGVYLDHRAGLLSFYSVSETMTLLHRVQTTFTQASLCWTLVIL